Proteins from one bacterium genomic window:
- a CDS encoding Rieske 2Fe-2S domain-containing protein — MVDGHSEAAIGNWHKIADPGEIEDGMIFAIEIAGEEICIGRLCGRLFALENMCSHEEFPLNDGDLLDTCELRCRYHGARFNPFTGEALSLPALSGVKPFKIEEREDGVYLLVD, encoded by the coding sequence GTGGTAGACGGACATTCGGAGGCGGCAATCGGGAACTGGCACAAGATCGCGGATCCGGGCGAAATCGAGGATGGGATGATTTTCGCCATTGAAATCGCCGGCGAGGAGATTTGCATCGGCAGGCTTTGCGGAAGGCTTTTCGCACTCGAAAACATGTGCTCGCATGAGGAATTTCCGCTGAACGACGGCGACTTATTGGATACGTGCGAGCTGCGCTGCAGATATCACGGTGCGAGGTTCAATCCATTCACCGGCGAAGCCCTAAGCCTGCCCGCGCTTTCGGGGGTAAAGCCGTTCAAAATAGAGGAACGGGAAGACGGCGTTTACCTGCTTGTGGACTAG
- the sufD gene encoding Fe-S cluster assembly protein SufD yields the protein MSAVQSRSIVDERRVREISKILGEPSWLAEKRVQGLAVFDAKPFPFVKDEGWKYTDPRKIKLDGLALSDGTADMCDEAVTVQALDGFEKMVEAAAVAIHCNGRFCKMNLPSSWLERGVQVLDWRSAIAKAPDLLKQHFMSGILPNTFDKFTALHSAAVSGGLVLLVPDGVELAEPLFSIHWLGAENRLEAPHLLVLCGKNSSARFVDVFAGPGGGGVALPAYEFNLEPNCRLNYIRLQQVGQQTTILGYQKAIVGRDANLITGVVNLGGRLVRDVIQARMQGSGSEAKLLGAYMPGKGQHFHHETLQEHAVPYCHSDLLFKGALSGDGRAVFGGMIKVFPGAQKTDAYQKNRNLILSKEARADSIPQLEIRADDVKCSHGATVSQVQENELFYLQSRGLRRPAAEELLVFGFIDEVLAKMDWPEIVAPLECRISARIKQW from the coding sequence ATGAGTGCGGTTCAATCACGCTCGATCGTGGACGAGCGACGGGTAAGAGAGATTTCGAAAATCCTCGGCGAGCCGTCGTGGCTTGCCGAAAAGCGCGTGCAGGGGCTGGCGGTTTTCGACGCAAAACCCTTTCCCTTTGTGAAAGACGAAGGCTGGAAGTACACCGATCCAAGAAAGATAAAGCTGGACGGGCTCGCGCTTTCCGACGGCACGGCGGACATGTGTGACGAAGCTGTTACGGTACAGGCGCTGGACGGATTCGAAAAGATGGTCGAGGCCGCGGCCGTCGCGATCCACTGCAACGGGCGTTTCTGCAAGATGAACCTTCCCTCATCTTGGCTGGAGCGCGGCGTGCAGGTTCTCGATTGGCGCTCCGCGATAGCGAAGGCGCCCGATTTGCTCAAGCAGCACTTCATGTCGGGGATACTTCCGAACACCTTCGACAAATTCACGGCACTCCACTCGGCCGCCGTCAGCGGAGGACTGGTGCTGCTGGTTCCGGACGGCGTGGAGTTGGCAGAGCCGCTGTTCAGCATTCATTGGCTCGGTGCGGAAAACCGGCTTGAAGCACCTCACCTTCTTGTTTTATGCGGAAAAAATTCCAGCGCGCGCTTCGTGGATGTATTCGCCGGGCCGGGCGGAGGCGGGGTGGCATTGCCGGCGTACGAATTCAACCTCGAGCCAAATTGCAGGCTCAATTACATCAGATTGCAGCAGGTAGGTCAACAGACAACGATTCTTGGATATCAGAAAGCAATTGTGGGCCGGGACGCGAACCTGATTACGGGCGTCGTTAACCTTGGCGGAAGGCTTGTAAGGGACGTGATTCAGGCGCGCATGCAGGGCTCGGGAAGCGAAGCAAAATTGCTTGGCGCTTACATGCCGGGAAAGGGCCAGCATTTTCACCACGAAACACTTCAGGAGCACGCGGTGCCGTACTGTCACAGCGACCTTCTTTTCAAAGGCGCGCTGTCGGGCGACGGACGGGCGGTTTTCGGAGGGATGATTAAAGTATTCCCCGGCGCGCAGAAAACCGACGCGTACCAGAAAAACCGCAACCTGATACTTTCAAAGGAAGCAAGGGCGGACTCGATTCCGCAGCTCGAAATACGCGCGGACGACGTGAAATGCAGCCATGGGGCGACTGTCAGCCAGGTTCAGGAAAACGAGCTGTTTTATCTGCAAAGCCGAGGCCTTAGACGCCCGGCGGCGGAAGAGCTGCTTGTGTTCGGCTTCATAGACGAAGTGCTTGCCAAGATGGACTGGCCGGAGATAGTAGCGCCGCTCGAATGCAGAATAAGCGCGAGGATTAAGCAGTGGTAG